A portion of the Phaeodactylum tricornutum CCAP 1055/1 chromosome 7, whole genome shotgun sequence genome contains these proteins:
- a CDS encoding predicted protein — protein sequence MSGEEPTQTMGGVKLQEGEEVFGVAHLFASFNDTFVHVTDLSGRETLVRVTGGMKVKADRDESSPYAAMLAAQDVAVRCKELGITALHIKVRGTGGNKSKSPGPGAQSALRALARNGMKIGRIEDVTPIPSDSTRRKSGRRGRRL from the exons ATGTCGGG TGAAGAGCCAACACAAACGATGGGCGGCGTCAAGCTGCAAGAAGGCGAGGAAGTATTCGGCGTGGCGCACTTGTTCGCTTCGTTCAACGACACCTTTGTGCACGTGACGGATTTGTCCGGACGTGAAACACTGGTGCGTGTGACGGGAGGCATGAAAGTCAAGGCGGATCGGGACGAATCCAGCCCGTACGCTGCCATGTTGGCCGCACAGGACGTTGCCGTCCGGTGCAAGGAACTGGGCATCACCGCGTTGCACATCAAAGTCCGGGGTACCGGAGGGAACAAATCGAAGAGCCCCGGACCCGGTGCACAGTCGGCACTCCGTGCCTTGGCGCGAAACGGAATGAAGATTGGACGTATTGAGGATGTGACGCCCATTCCCAGTGACTCGACTCGTCGTAAGAGTGGACGTCGTGGTCGCCGTTTGTAA
- a CDS encoding predicted protein, protein MRMATDAPTAAPSRTEMSSAPSEADVETLLSQRLLQGFLLLEQPCPVCATPLVRQEDPLPSDDNASAVSAIEPIQGVPFCVCCRAHVVTQESEIALLSGDSVDENESGVGHKPRPVKGSILVAVPSHSVTPPVASQGGQRDQGDDFEEDFLEILTENDSTIATVEDVKETKPQSIERPHVAPEPHTKPSPPTGRSVDSSTQATAKVSQVVLDDLNEDSIELVRQPTMASVQGEIDRDDEIVCTTDDQDKEILEIEVITKVHSMLDAMEELTVDGSYMAGSVYNSEDEHHGDENGEETEFIVGLQKEKEMSAGVTTEDAKSSNTSDKSGKPSRESLSPSARIAQRNLLDSRHLVSEEDRPYWPDYAERRQIATKILADKMMEGLELREEQCQRCSMPIMNEGQSDSSGFCTVCPVLDENMATKRLEDETQVELARRRVVQEEEKQRLAQKKLELEKSIDIQRKLRAKKHSKLDQVKSRAVSMALVVAASTTSVEVTTANNKSSKVSPSSQSPSSVETPALCPKQEKDEASKAAMDSVDAPQEERQGQNSKAADNIEKDEESTLQQAKTTGAQSISTNPTAVSTLVQANTMSDIHTPKLMELNVKTVEVPDVSMQRSVVTRDLQPADCVEATLGPLKFLDSDHFSVIPPLPLQKMKVEKEAAHLLREVGKAEEAKRESLRVLDEATKAHTEKKNRAVELTEEIAREQTLVLKETERLQQLEAQQLEQNRTRTSRSASISNKDNEELKLQAEIEKAEKARDAAEFERQRLADEKQALEESNLLSELEKDANKKQREAEEAMGRAKAAIEKVVAVQRKIFAKTIAAGEVSVVAEAEKISRADTEDYHERNIKPSASEVCRERWETLRCESKAVRTRRLLSGWTTLPELCRGQECQSSPLITNSEEKECVVCGGCGSGRDGAYAQMINGDDESEDGCSQIILLQETTPSVLSFPTDFAGTFSVEEHTTAILSPTPRKCVEEIHKDFERKRNAVSKEIGKKMLQGWILLDLSCPNCVMPLMTDGDGEREICILCGDVGQFGNYDDSTKATSVATTVDKTVPYAQLNASDKIEVMSSRDCSTVGLNTLSTKENRKISCVLSTHTSREAAEIPRAAVESAKKNAKGAHSVESQVPCKNQQSTGDEVNSLSITANSGPNYVKKTGNAAKTRLPAVVEEDRTSLETSLCPSRSRIGNVESKSAPGKGKLQTHRKLDPSPRSSFNQKKPSLNACKEPPSTIKSPTVRSFSDSFEMSKRIQGSHQRRHRKDPEVLVTSTSAETKVVEPASSMDLSLGGDLASSTIASPSSIRNKAGRTQSDTKRSAANSISHILSPKNRHRSETLRGDPPAIQGCSLGRRNAKEVEGRRADELPTEHSKTTHDTPTSEGDSQSKVEWTRKLAESNDENREIAAEGTDDHPITDEGRFETNECIRGSEDNNGVQQIPIDFNRGIEQPIGDLITVAKARQPCYTDMSVRTPMDDQSSKGIPLHALHLPSPGMTAASAPYLSPTSYRESAPASVAPTLGSFRPRITPETSRRDRKRTLLSGLRPAFPYQSGILHSKAKPPQSDFVVYGGPLETPELLVTGTNASVTSEAIDTLLARIEETKAQLEEHPDGDNLENQNRLSQLLANLASAAEAMQRFDELEAIDRFDEMTDTWCRSAERI, encoded by the exons ATGAGGATGGCGACGGATGCTCCCACCGCTGCACCGTCTCGTACGGAGATGTCCAGTGCACCGTCCGAAGCCGACGTCGAAACCTTACTCTCGCAACGGTTACTCCAAGgttttttgttgttggagcaACCTTGCCCCGTGTGTGCGACGCCACTCGTCCGACAAGAGGACCCGTTGCCGTCCGACGACAATGCATCGGCAGTTTCTGCCATTGAACCCATCCAGGGTGTCCCATTTTGTGTATGTTGTCGGGCGCATGTCGTCACGCAAGAATCGGAAATTGCTCTGCTCTCTGGCGATTCGGTCGACGAAAATGAATCAGGCGTGGGGCACAAACCCCGTCCCGTCAAGGGTAGTATTTTGGTGGCTGTTCCTTCCCACTCCGTTACCCCGCCCGTTGCCAGCCAGGGTGGTCAACGTGACCAAGGTGACGATTTCGAGGAAGACTTTCTCGAAATACTGACGGAAAATGACAGTACAATCGCCACCGTGGAAGATGTGAAGGAAACGAAGCCGCAATCGATTGAAAGACCTCACGTTGCTCCCGAACCTCACACAAAGCCGTCGCCCCCCACTGGTCGAAGCGTGGACAGTTCCACCCAGGCCACTGCCAAAGTCTCTCAAGTCGTGTTAGACGACCTGAACGAAGACTCTATTGAACTGGTCCGGCAGCCAACCATGGCAAGTGTCCAAGGAGAAATCGACCGGGATGATGAAATCGTCTGTACAACAGATGATCAGGACAAAGAGATTCTTGAAATTGAAGTCATCACCAAAGTTCATTCCATGCTGGATGCCATGGAGGAGTTGACCGTCGATGGCTCGTATATGGCTGGTTCAGTTTACAATAGTGAAGATGAGCATCACGGTGACGAGAATGGGGAAGAGACAGAGTTTATCGTCGGTCTccagaaagaaaaagaaatgtCCGCTGGCGTCACAACCGAGGACGCAAAATCGTCCAATACCTCGGACAAGTCTGGGAAGCCAAGCAGAGAATCCTTGTCACCTTCAGCCCGAATTGCGCAACGTAACCTCCTTGACTCACGTCACCTcgtttcggaagaagatCGACCCTACTGGCCCGACTACGCGGAACG ACGCCAAATCGCGACCAAAATTCTGGCGGACAAAATGATGGAGGGTCTGGAATTGCGCGAAGAACAGTGCCAACGCTGTAGCATGCCGATCATGAACGAGGGGCAGTCTGATAGCTCAGGCTTCTGTACCGTCTGCCCAGTGCTCGACGAAAATATGGCCACGAAGAGGCTGGAGGATGAAACACAGGTAGAGCTCGCACGTCGACGAGTCGTccaagaggaagaaaagcagcgactGGCCCAAAAGaaattggaattggaaaaatcaaTCGACATCCAACGCAAGCTGCGGGCCAAAAAGCACTCTAAACTTGACCAAGTCAAGTCTCGAGCAGTGTCTATGGCGCTGGTTGTAGCAGCTTCCACGACGTCCGTGGAGGTAACGACAGCAAACAACAAGTCATCTAAAGTGTCGCCTTCTTCTCAAAGCCCGAGCTCCGTTGAAACCCCTGCCCTCTGTccaaaacaagaaaaagatgaGGCCTCCAAAGCTGCAATGGATTCAGTCGATGCTCCCCAGGAAGAGCGTCAAGGCCAAAACTCAAAAGCTGCCGACAACATTGAAAAGGACGAAGAGTCAACATTGCAACAAGCGAAGACCACGGGCGCTCAGTCAATCTCGACGAATCCGACGGCTGTGTCTACCTTAGTCCAAGCAAATACCATGTCTGACATCCACACGCCTAAGCTGATGGAGCTCAATGTGAAAACGGTCGAAGTACCTGATGTGTCAATGCAGCGCTCAGTCGTTACAAGAGATTTGCAGCCAGCAGATTGCGTGGAAGCAACGTTGGGTCCCCTAAAGTTTCTCGACTCAGACCATTTCTCCGTCATTCCACCATTGCCTCTCCAAAAAATGAAAGTAGAGAAGGAAGCTGCTCACTTATTGCGTGAAGTAGGCAAAGCGGAAGAGGCAAAACGGGAGTCACTCCGTGTGCTCGACGAGGCCACCAAAGCGCACACGGAAAAAAAGAATCGCGCAGTGGAACTTACAGAGGAAATCGCACGAGAGCAGACACTTGTACTCAAAGAAACGGAGCGCCTGCAACAGCTTGAAGCTCAACAGCTTGAGCAGAATAGAACCCGTACCAGCAGATCAGCGTCTATCAGCAATAAAGACAACGAAGAACTCAAACTACAAGCAGAAATTGAGAAAGCAGAGAAAGCACGCGATGCCGCGGAATTTGAAAGGCAACGCCTTGCAGATGAAAAGCAGGCTCTAGAAGAGTCAAATTTGCTTTCGGAACTAGAAAAAGATGCCAACAAGAAACAGAGAGAAGCTGAGGAGGCCATGGGACGCGCAAAGGCTGCGATCGAGAAGGTAGTTGCTGTCCAGCGCAAAATATTTGCGAAGACAATAGCTGCTGGGGAGGTGTCAGTTGTCGCTGAGGCGGAGAAAATTTCACGCGCAGATACAGAAGACTACCACGAGCGAAACATAAAGCCTTCGGCGTCTGAAGTTTGTCGGGAGCGCTGGGAAACACTCCGGTGCGAAAGCAAGGCCGTCCGAACACGAAGACTATTGTCAGGCTGGACAACCCTTCCAGAGCTTTGCAGGGGACAGGAATGCCAGAGCTCGCCTCTTATCACTAATTCGGAGGAGAAAGAATGTGTTGTCTGTGGAGGCTGTGGTAGTGGGCGTGACGGCGCCTACGCTCAAATGATCAATGGCGACGATGAAAGCGAAGATGGATGCTCTCAAATTATTCTCCTTCAAGAGACAACGCCTTCCGTTCTCAGCTTTCCTACAGACTTTGCTGGGACTTTCAGTGTCGAAGAACATACTACTGCTATCTTGTCGCCAACTCCGAGAAAATGTGTGGAAGAGATCCATAAGGATTTCGAAAGGAAGCGCAATGCGGTCAGTAaggaaattggaaagaaaatgCTTCAGGGATGGATCTTATTAGACTTGTCATGTCCAAATTGTGTCATGCCCTTGATGACTGATGGAGATGGAGAAAGAGAGATTTGTATCTTGTGCGGGGATGTGGGTCAATTTGGCAACTATGATGATAGCACCAAAGCCACATCGGTGGCAACCACTGTTGATAAGACGGTGCCGTATGCTCAATTAAATGCGAGTGACAAAATTGAAGTCATGTCATCACGCGACTGCTCTACCGTTGGGTTGAATActctttcaacaaaagaaaatcgGAAGATCTCATGCGTGCTGAGTACGCACACTTCACGCGAAGCGGCAGAAATACCTCGGGCAGCCGTAGAATCAGCAAAAAAAAATGCGAAAGGGGCTCATTCTGTAGAAAGCCAAGTACCTTGTAAAAATCAGCAGAGTACAGGTGATGAAGTCAACTCACTTTCTATCACTGCAAATTCCGGACCAAATTACGTAAAGAAAACCGGTAATGCAGCAAAAACGAGGCTCCCTGCTGTTGTCGAGGAAGATCGAACAAGTTTAGAGACATCTCTTTGTCCGAGTAGGTCTCGAATTGGGAATGTTGAATCGAAATCAGCTCCTGGAAAGGGCAAACTCCAAACTCATCGCAAATTGGACCCCTCCCCGAGGAGTAGCTTCAATCAGAAGAAGCCAAGTCTGAACGCGTGTAAGGAGCCACCATCTACCATTAAGTCACCGACTGTTCGTTCCTTTTCGGATTCGTTCGAGATGTCGAAACGAATTCAGGGTAGCCACCAGCGTCGACACCGTAAGGATCCTGAAGTTTTGGTCACAAGCACATCTGCTGAAACCAAGGTTGTTGAACCCGCGTCTTCTATGGACTTGAGTTTGGGCGGCGATCTAGCATCCTCTACTATCGCTTCGCCAAGCAGTATAAGAAACAAAGCAGGCAGGACACAATCAGACACCAAGCGGTCAGCTGCAAATTCCATAAGTCATATATTGAGTCCGAAGAACCGTCACCGGTCCGAAACTCTTCGTGGAGACCCTCCGGCCATTCAAGGATGTTCACTGGGAAGGCGAAACGCGAAAGAAGTTGAAGGTAGACGAGCAGATGAGCTTCCCACCGAACATTCAAAAACCACTCATGATACGCCAACGTCTGAAGGGGACAGCCAGAGCAAAGTGGAATGGACCAGAAAATTGGCAGAAAGTAACGATGAAAATCGCGAAATTGCTGCCGAAGGCACGGATGACCATCCTATTACAGATGAAGGCCGATTCGAGACAAACGAGTGTATTCGAGGGAGCGAAGACAACAACGGTGTACAGCAGATACCAATCGACTTCAATAGGGGTATCGAGCAGCCTATTGGAGATCTCATTACAGTTGCAAAAGCTCGTCAGCCTTGCTATACGGATATGAGTGTCCGCACTCCAATGGACGACCAATCGAGTAAGGGCATTCCTCTTCACGCGCTACACTTACCATCACCGGGAATGACGGCAGCATCAGCTCCATACTTGTCACCCACAAGCTACAGAGAATCTGCACCTGCTTCTGTAGCCCCGACTCTTGGTAGTTTCCGTCCCAGAATTACTCCCGAAACATCTAGGAGAGACCGGAAAAGGACACTGCTCTCCGGTCTCCGCCCCGCGTTTCCTTACCAATCTGGAATACTCCACAGCAAAGCGAAGCCCCCACAGTCCGATTTTGTTGTGTATGGCGGACCGCTTGAGACACCGGAGCTGTTGGTAACTGGGACCAACGCGTCGGT
- a CDS encoding predicted protein, whose protein sequence is MLRSVFSGTWHWQWTARRLQTLMNWYPPFVGAGVKVVTLANDFRYAKVQMPLTWYNRNIVGVHFGGSLYAMCDPVYMLLLMHALNDTNRHGPHEFVVWDQAASIQYLQPGRGTVTAEFILNDALLQRIQTMEPGTKQTLDLGVDVRDEAGNVVARLVKTEYIRRLRMPLRPNTQS, encoded by the coding sequence ATGTTGCGGTCGGTCTTCTCCGGAACCTGGCACTGGCAATGGACGGCACGTCGTCTACAAACCCTCATGAACTGGTATCCACCCTTTGTGGGAGCCGGTGTAAAGGTCGTCACCCTCGCCAACGACTTTCGGTACGCCAAGGTACAAATGCCTCTCACTTGGTACAATCGCAACATTGTGGGCGTACACTTTGGGGGCAGTCTCTATGCCATGTGCGATCCCGTTTACATGCTCCTACTCATGCACGCACTCAACGACACGAACCGACACGGTCCCCACGAATTCGTAGTCTGGGACCAGGCCGCGTCCATCCAATATTTACAACCGGGACGGGGAACCGTGACGGCCGAATTCATTCTCAATGACGCGTTGCTCCAACGTATACAAACAATGGAACCCGGGACGAAACAAACGTTGGATTTGGGGGTCGACGTCCGCGACGAAGCCGGGAACGTGGTGGCTCGACTGGTCAAAACGGAATATATTCGACGACTACGTATGCCGCTTCGACCCAATACCCAATCGTGA
- a CDS encoding predicted protein: MSNAQQQQQQLHPRRSSAAVGSRGASPRPNGTEPRDASRVYKRLNCLDCGYHPGKELLEYDYTYDEGPHNATGDRLKPQQPYPRIRERGEYYIDSYNDQPAGWTFGTNEQRRVNGIWFNSGDQAGSIMSCMVWVLLTYSALTVTLLAITGGIPVILGMIYNLLVAMSLACHAKTSLTDPGSVPIQAIPSERQRLLKDSHSMCGQCQTFKPPHSHHCRICNRCISRMDHHCPWMNNCVGVGNLKHFLLFLLYTWTAAAFALALFGWNYFFCADEFCIFHPIVVHLVRLMTLLAVGAFLFTSSMLMNVCYGIMTGIGTIDRLKKKATNTMSQSDEEPIPLVDVFGIAPYYTWCLPVDPIFADHDRVVGYTMPQRLDRERQFCEGQRPSVHHPHPALELPAYIQECLPV; encoded by the exons ATGTCGAATgcgcagcaacagcaacaacagttACACCCACGACGGTCCAGCGCCGCGGTCGGTTCCCGCGGTGCATCGCCGCGTCCCAATGGTACGGAACCGCGTGATGCCTCGCGAGTCTACAAGCGACTGAATTGTCTGGATTGTGGTTACCATCCCGGGAAAGAACTACTCGAGTACGATTACACGTACGATGAGGGTCCCCACAACGCAACCGGGGATCGGCTGAAACCGCAGCAGCCGTATCCGAGAATTCGGGAGCGGGGGGAATACTATATTGATAGCTACAACGATCAACCAGCGGGTTGGACCTTTGGAACCAATGAACAG CGACGGGTT AACGGAATTTGGTTCAACTCGGGCGATCAAGCCGGCTCGATCATGTCGTGTATGGTGTGGGTACTCTTGACCTATTCCGCCCTGACCGTCACTCTCTTGGCCATTACGGGAGGCATTCCGGTTATACTCGGTATGATTTATAATCTGCTCGTTGCCATGTCCTTGGCCTGCCACGCCAAGACTTCGCTGACGGACCCCGGCAGCGTCCCGATCCAAGCCATTCCTTCGGAACGGCAACGGCTCCTCAAAGACTCACACTCTATGTGTGGACAGTGCCAAACCTTTAAACCCCCGCATTCGCACCACTGTCGCATTTGCAATCGCTGCATATCCCGCATGGACCATCACTGTCCTTGGATGAACAATTGTGTCGGGGTCGGCAATCTCAAACActtcttgctctttttgctaTACACCTggaccgccgccgcctttgccctCGCTCTGTTCGGTTGGAACTACTTCTTTTGCGCCGACGAATTCTGCATCTTTCATCCCATTGTGGTACACTTGGTCCGACTCATGACCCTCCTCGCTGTCGGGGCCTTTCTCTTTACCTCCAGTATGCTCATGAACGTTTGTTACGGAATCATGACGGGGATCGGGACTATCGATCGTCTCAAAAAGAAGGCCACCAATACCATGAGTCAGTCGGACGAAGAACCCATTCCGCTCGTGGACGTTTTTGGCATTGCTCCGTACTATACCTGGTGTTTGCCGGTGGATCCCATCTTTGCCGATCACGATCGCGTAGTGGGCTACACCATGCCGCAACGGCTGGACCGGGAACGACAATTTTGCGAAGGTCAACGACCGAGCGTCCATCACCCTCATCCGGCCCTGGAATTGCCCGCCTATATACAGGAGTGTCTACCGGTATGA
- a CDS encoding predicted protein, with translation MLAASRILTRPVARAFGQPSAYSFTTLGNGGTSDLIINAVGSDRLGIVSDITGMVIEHGGNVGESQAARLGSHFSLMMLVSVPSEHLEGLQTKLRNLPDMNAAIFEAQAGSKPTTPATGYSGYFRLAGADNPGIVHKITSALVKHGLSIEKLGTDKEIAPHGGTVLFKMTGVASAAAPLANGFDIAKIKSELIELGDSLNCDVSMEDVADDKYEASFYAG, from the exons ATGTTGGCGGCTTCCCGTATCTTGACCCGTCCCGTGGCGCGAGCGTTTGGGCAG CCGAGCGCGTATTCTTTCACAACGTTAGGGAACGGCGGGACTTCCGATCTCATCATCAATGCCGTGGGTTCCGACCGACTCGGCATTGTTTCGGATATAACCGGAATGGTGATTGAGCACGGTGGCAACGTGGGGGAATCGCAGGCAGCCCGCCTCGGGTCACACTTTTCCCTCATGATGCTCGTCAGTGTACCGTCGGAACACCTGGAAGGCCTCCAAACCAAACTACGCAACCTGCCGGACATGAACGCGGCCATTTTTGAAGCACAAGCCGGGAGCAAACCCACGACTCCGGCCACCGGCT ATTCTGGATACTTTCGATTGGCGGGAGCCGACAACCCTGGTATCGTACACAAGATCACGTCCGCTTTGGTAAAGCATGGCTTGAGTATTGAAAAGTTGGGCACCGACAAGGAGATTGCTCCGCACGGTGGCACGGTATTGTTCAAAATGACGGGCGTCGCGTCCGCGGCCGCTCCTTTGGCGAACGGGTTCGATATTGCCAAAATTAAGAGCGAGCTGATTGAGTTGGGCGATTCCCTCAACTGCGATGTCTCTATGGAGGATGTGGCCGATGACAAGTACGAAGCTTCGTTCTATGCGGGTTAA
- a CDS encoding predicted protein: MGREGTTTRWVRFLRGLFSLWVCSSRCRPFYLVSGCTSGASLPDETSARHLVSPHHTSYPPHQPACPTEPLHASEVDATTVRVQAWTDRNGHRNLQTAAPIPIPVYVTYISPPNTTPFNPVEQRYFEIAVNLLNRDFHSTPFVFRLERFHAVDAPQWRACPFASPSTAAMTQALHQGGTDALNVYVCRPAAFSGWSTLPQWLDLDFWDRRQDGIVLAEQAVVGVGNPSWRNTLTHEVGHWLGLFHTFENGCRAPGDGVNDTAAVAQPSYSCNGNTNTCPDDDPTIDAGVDPLENWMDYTHYGNCANSFTPGQITRMVAMFEEFRTLDPTNHTTDPVVVNNAAPVPSPSTMAPSMDHVSSTNATIPTTPPVPSTTHTATARPSTAPVPATMTTTPTTVSLPSIAPTPLCTPPYQFCNVAAGAVCCRETLSADPFTVFYACLQNTCVPAQRKSRVPEKDGLRDRAVDDVDRMDTSRGATPTVAVGTIRGGPRRLRSPRDGVQ; this comes from the exons ATGGGACGCGAGGGGACCACGACACGATGGGTCCGATTCCTACGGGGACTGTTCAGCTTGTGGGTTTGTTCgagtcgttgtcgtcctttCTACCTAGTGTCCGGATGTACATCCGGAGCGTCGCTGCCGGACGAAACGTCGGCCCGTCACCTCGTCTCCCCACACCACACCTCTTACCCTCCCCACCAACCCGCTTGTCCTACGGAACCACTCCACGCCTCCGAAGTCGACGCCACAACGGTCCGTGTCCAAGCATGGACGGATCGAAACGGACACCGCAATCTACAAACCGCCGCACCCATTCCCATTCCCGTCTACGTCACCTACATTTCCCCTCCCAACACGACGCCTTTCAATCCCGTGGAACAGCGCTACTTCGAGATTGCCGTCAATCTACTCAATCGCGATTTCCACAGCACGCCTTTTGTCTTTCGGTTGGAACGTTTCCACGCGGTGGACGCCCCGCAGTGGCGGGCGTGTCCCTTTGCGTCGCCGTCCACGGCCGCCATGACGCAAGCCCTGCACCAGGGCGGCACCGACGCCCTCAACGTCTACGTCTGTCGTCCCGCGGCCTTTTCCGGATGGTCCACACTCCCGCAGTGGCTCGATCTCGACTTTTGGGATCGACGACAAGACGGTATCGTCCTGGCCGAACAAGCCGTCGTGGGAGTGGGGAATCCCTCCTGGCGGAACACCTTGACGCACGAAGTCGGACACTGGCTCGGACTCTTTCATACCTTTGAAAATGGTTGTCGCGCTCCCGGAGATGGAG TGAACGATACCGCCGCCGTGGCACAGCCTTCCTACAGCTGTAACGGGAATACCAATACTTGTCCGGATGACGATCCAACCATTGATGCCGGTGTGGATCCACTCGAGAATTGGATGGATTACA CACACTACGGTAATTGTGCCAATAGTTTTACTCCCGGTCAAATTACCCGCATGGTGGCCATGTTTGAAGAATTTCGGACTCTAGATCCCACCAACCACACGACCGACCCGGTAGTGGTCAACAACGCTGCCCCGGTTCCGTCCCCTTCCACCATGGCTCCCAGTATGGACCACGTTTCTTCCACCAATGCCACTATTCCCACGACTCCACCCGTGCCTTCCACCACCCATACAGCCACGGCCCGTCCCAGTACGGCACCCGTCCCAGCCACCATGACCACTACTCCCACCACCGTATCCCTCCCTTCCATTGCGCCCACTCCGCTCTGCACACCGCCTTATCAGTTCTGCAACGTGGCGGCCGGCGCCGTGTGTTGTCGCGAGACGTTGTCGGCCGACCCTTTTACCGTCTTTTACGCCTGCTTGCAAAACACCTGCGTCCCGGCTCAACGCAAATCACGCGTGCCGGAAAAGGACGGTTTGCGGGACCGCGCGGTCGATGACGTGGACCGGATGGACACGTCGCGGGGTGCCACTccgacggtggcggtgggCACCATCCGGGGGGGACCCCGGCGGTTGCGGTCTCCACGAGACGGCGTGCAATGA
- a CDS encoding predicted protein: MSTTINHADSGGGAMHPPASAAPSLPDSSNPSSSNSHPSNDTVHNNNKRPAPDGSEDDETEESKLQARREANRMHAFKSRQRSKLLLSELQTTVELINREKAELERQNAVLRAQVEVLQQQNATLLQNQQVMLARIPNAGAAAHLPSNLNAAAASLFHLNPAAAMMSVMAGNNNSNHNSNQNNTQDAVNAAAAMGAFMNSMQLQQQQQHPMQAFFQAQQAQHQQQQVIPVAPQPAQPTAQAPPSTPAGAPPPSAVPGPPTPATNFAVNQQQPIPTGQPTPVNHADAATVPAPQQVPPSHPPAAP, translated from the coding sequence ATGTCGACGACCATCAATCACGCCGATTCCGGGGGCGGGGCCATGCATCCTCCCGCCAGTGCCGCTCCGTCACTGCCCGACAGTAGCAATCCCAGCAGCAGTAACAGCCATCCCAGCAACGACACTgttcacaacaacaacaagcgTCCGGCACCCGACGGgtccgaagacgacgagacgGAGGAATCCAAACTCCAAGCCCGTCGCGAAGCCAACCGCATGCACGCCTTCAAGTCGCGCCAACGTTCCAAACTCCTCCTGTCCGAACTCCAAACCACCGTGGAACTGATCAATCGCGAAAAGGCCGAACTCGAGCGACAGAATGCCGTACTGCGCGCCCAAGTCGAAGTCCTCCAGCAACAGAACGCCACGCTCCTGCAGAATCAGCAAGTCATGCTCGCCCGTATCCCCAACGCCGGAGCCGCCGCGCACCTGCCGTCCAATCtcaacgccgccgccgcttCCCTCTTTCACCTAAAccccgccgccgccatgatgTCCGTCATGGCcgggaacaacaacagtaaccACAACAGTAACCAAAACAACACTCAGGACGCGGTCAACGCCGCTGCCGCCATGGGAGCCTTTATGAACAGCATGCAACtacaacagcagcaacaacatccCATGCAGGCTTTTTTTCAAGCACAACAGGCtcagcaccaacaacaacaagtaATACCGGTGGCACCGCAACCCGCTCAACCCACGGCGCAAGCGCCACCATCCACACCCGCGGGGGCACCCCCGCCGTCCGCGGTACCGGGTCCACCTACCCCCGCAACGAATTTCGCCGTCAACCAACAGCAACCAATCCCTACGGGACAGCCGACGCCGGTCAATCATGCCGATGCCGCCACGGTACCAGCACCGCAACAAGTGCCACCGTCGCATCCTCCCGCCGCCCCGTGA
- a CDS encoding predicted protein — protein sequence YVLAPMVDQSDLPFRLLCRSYGTNLCFTPMIHARLFTTNVEYRRKFTLQYGPPQDRPLIAQICGGDVQAVVACALAMQPYCDGIDINCGCPQNIAKRGNYGAFLLEQEDVLLPLVHTLLQHLSVPLSVKVRLLPAETRQASLEASLRLYTKLVDAGVHLLTIHGRTRHHKGPLTGAADWDAIRVVVDRLGQRIPIFANGGVASLRDAQACLATTHADGVMSSEALLEYPALFA from the coding sequence TACGTCTTGGCGCCCATGGTGGATCAGTCCGATTTGCCCTTTCGTTTGCTCTGTCGTTCCTACGGCACCAATTTGTGCTTTACGCCCATGATACACGCCCGCTTGTTCACTACCAACGTAGAGTACCGTCGCAAGTTTACACTACAATACGGACCGCCGCAGGATCGTCCCCTCATTGCCCAAATATGCGGTGGCGACGTCCAAGCCGTGGTCGCCTGCGCCCTCGCCATGCAACCCTACTGCGACGGCATCGACATTAACTGCGGCTGTCCCCAGAATATTGCCAAACGGGGCAATTACGGAGCCTTTCTGCTGGAACAAGAAGACGTACTCCTACCCTTGGTACATACCCTACTCCAACACTTGTCCGTCCCACTCTCGGTCAAGGTACGACTCCTCCCCGCCGAAACTCGTCAGGCCTCTCTGGAAGCTTCCCTCCGACTCTACACCAAACTAGTCGACGCCGGGGTACACTTGCTCACTATTCACGGCCGTACCCGTCACCACAAAGGTCCGCTCACCGGGGCCGCCGACTGGGACGCCAttcgcgtcgtcgtcgaccgCCTCGGCCAACGGATACCCATCTTTGCCAACGGCGGCGTCGCCTCGCTCCGCGACGCCCAAGCGTGCCTCGCAACGACCCACGCCGACGGCGTCATGAGCAGCGAAGCCCTGCTCGAGTACCCCGCGCTCTTTGCC